A stretch of Candidatus Methylomirabilota bacterium DNA encodes these proteins:
- a CDS encoding nitrile hydratase accessory protein, with the protein MTTPDLAALPKIPRDDAGPVFGAPWEAQAFGMALALHARGVFTWSEWATCLAGEIAAAAARGEAGDGGRYYHHWLAALEKLVAEKGLVPTGELLTRKDEWDRAARATPHGQPIVLPKSR; encoded by the coding sequence GTGACGACGCCGGACCTCGCGGCGCTGCCGAAGATTCCACGGGACGACGCCGGACCCGTGTTCGGCGCCCCGTGGGAGGCGCAGGCGTTCGGCATGGCGCTGGCGCTCCACGCGCGCGGCGTCTTCACGTGGAGCGAGTGGGCGACCTGCCTGGCCGGCGAGATCGCGGCGGCCGCGGCGCGCGGCGAGGCGGGCGACGGGGGCCGTTACTACCATCACTGGCTGGCCGCCCTCGAGAAGCTCGTCGCGGAGAAGGGTCTCGTCCCGACCGGCGAGCTCCTCACGCGGAAGGACGAGTGGGACCGCGCCGCCCGCGCGACGCCGCACGGCCAGCCGATCGTGCTCCCGAAGTCGCGGTAG
- a CDS encoding Sir2 family NAD-dependent protein deacetylase, translating into MIDTVRAWLDGAQRVVALTGAGISTDSGIPDFRGPRGVWTRDPQAEKLATLQHYVADPEVRRRAWRSRLESPAWQAAPNDGHRAFVTLERRGKLDALITQNVDGLHQRAGSSPGKVIEIHGTMHEVVCLDCGERAPMERALARVRAGEADPPCLSCHGILKSATISFGQGLIAEDTARASAAARRCDLMLAVGTKLSVWPVAGVVPTAKEAGARVVIVNAEPTDMDSLADAVLRGSISELLPRLVGGG; encoded by the coding sequence GTGATCGACACCGTCCGCGCGTGGCTCGACGGCGCGCAGCGCGTCGTCGCGCTGACGGGCGCGGGGATCTCGACCGACTCCGGGATCCCCGACTTCCGCGGGCCGCGGGGGGTGTGGACGCGGGACCCGCAGGCCGAGAAGCTCGCGACGCTCCAGCACTACGTCGCCGACCCCGAGGTTCGTCGGCGCGCCTGGCGGAGCCGCCTCGAGTCGCCCGCGTGGCAGGCGGCGCCGAACGACGGCCACCGGGCGTTCGTGACGCTCGAGCGGCGGGGCAAGCTCGACGCGCTGATCACGCAGAACGTGGACGGCCTCCACCAGCGGGCGGGCTCGTCGCCCGGGAAGGTCATCGAGATCCACGGCACCATGCACGAGGTCGTGTGCCTCGACTGCGGCGAGCGCGCGCCCATGGAGCGGGCGCTCGCCCGCGTGCGGGCGGGGGAGGCGGACCCGCCGTGCCTATCCTGTCACGGCATCCTCAAGTCGGCGACGATCTCGTTCGGGCAGGGCCTCATCGCGGAGGACACCGCGCGCGCGTCCGCGGCGGCGCGGCGCTGCGACCTGATGCTCGCCGTGGGGACGAAGCTCTCGGTGTGGCCGGTCGCCGGCGTCGTGCCGACCGCCAAGGAGGCGGGCGCCCGCGTCGTGATCGTGAACGCCGAGCCGACGGACATGGACTCGCTGGCCGACGCGGTCCTCCGCGGCT
- a CDS encoding PIN domain-containing protein: MAELIGNDVPVAIPGIVLQELLSGVGDEAQFARLADLTHPFPVIMAERKDHVAAARIANGCRRRGVSASTIDCLTAALAVERGAALFTLDADFRRMAPYCGLTLFPSR, encoded by the coding sequence CTGGCCGAGCTCATTGGCAACGATGTGCCGGTGGCCATTCCAGGCATCGTGCTCCAGGAGCTTCTGAGCGGGGTCGGCGACGAGGCGCAGTTCGCCCGGCTGGCAGACCTGACCCACCCGTTTCCTGTCATCATGGCGGAGCGGAAGGATCACGTCGCAGCCGCGCGAATCGCCAATGGCTGTCGCAGGAGGGGCGTCTCGGCGTCGACGATCGACTGCCTGACCGCGGCGCTGGCGGTCGAGAGGGGCGCCGCGCTGTTCACCCTGGACGCGGATTTTCGTAGGATGGCTCCGTACTGCGGCCTCACCCTCTTCCCTTCCCGATGA
- a CDS encoding DUF1932 domain-containing protein, with amino-acid sequence MTTIGLLNPGEMGSAVGASARTDGARVLWASEGRGGETRRRAEAAGLEDVRTLAELARRSDVILCVCPPHAAVDVARAVAAERFAGLYVDGNAVSPATAREIGGIVEKAGATFVDGGIIGSPPAKRGTTRLYLSGAAAARVAALFPRGPLEAIVVPGGPGAASAVKMAYAGWNKGHQALLMAVRALAIAEGVDAALLAEWKLSHPDLPALSEAAVTRTARKAWRFVGEMEEIAATFAAAGLPDGFHAAAAEVYRRLAPWKDAGTPPSVAEAAEALKKSP; translated from the coding sequence ATGACGACGATCGGGCTCTTGAATCCGGGAGAGATGGGTAGCGCGGTCGGCGCCTCGGCGCGCACGGACGGTGCGCGCGTGCTCTGGGCGTCCGAGGGGCGCGGCGGCGAGACGCGGCGGCGCGCGGAGGCCGCGGGGTTGGAGGACGTCCGCACGCTCGCCGAGCTCGCTCGCCGGAGCGACGTGATCCTCTGCGTCTGCCCGCCCCACGCGGCGGTGGACGTCGCCCGCGCGGTGGCGGCCGAGCGCTTCGCCGGACTCTACGTGGACGGCAACGCCGTGTCGCCCGCGACGGCGCGCGAGATCGGCGGGATCGTCGAGAAGGCGGGCGCCACGTTCGTGGACGGCGGGATCATCGGCAGCCCGCCGGCGAAGCGCGGGACCACGCGCCTCTACCTCTCGGGCGCCGCCGCCGCGCGCGTCGCCGCCCTCTTCCCCCGCGGACCGCTCGAGGCCATCGTGGTCCCCGGCGGGCCCGGCGCGGCCTCGGCGGTCAAGATGGCCTACGCCGGCTGGAACAAGGGCCACCAGGCGCTCCTCATGGCCGTGCGCGCGCTCGCCATCGCCGAGGGCGTGGACGCGGCGCTCCTCGCCGAGTGGAAGCTCTCGCATCCCGACCTGCCGGCGCTCTCGGAGGCGGCCGTCACGCGGACCGCGCGCAAGGCGTGGCGCTTCGTCGGCGAGATGGAAGAGATCGCCGCGACGTTCGCCGCGGCCGGGCTGCCCGACGGCTTCCACGCGGCCGCGGCCGAGGTCTACCGCCGGCTCGCGCCGTGGAAGGACGCCGGGACGCCCCCGTCGGTCGCGGAAGCCGCCGAGGCGCTCAAGAAGTCGCCGTAG
- a CDS encoding DNA-formamidopyrimidine glycosylase family protein — MPELPDVVVYVEALEARIRGATLERVRLLSPFVLRSVDPPPAALAGRRVRGLRRLGKRIVVELEGELFLVLHLMIAGRLHWKPAGAKPPGKIGLAALDFSTGTLTLTEAGTKKRAALHVVRGETALGEHDPGGLEVLDGDLAAFAQALARENHTLKRALTDPTIFSGIGNAYSDEILHRARLSPVAQTRRLGAAETARLFEATRATLRDWCERLRREAGGAFPEGVTAFREGMAVHGRYGEPCPDCAAPVQRIVHAENETNYCARCQTGGRLLADRSLSRLLHDDWPRTLEELEARRATATSGARSAGRAASRGRRGPTRPSA; from the coding sequence GTGCCTGAGCTCCCGGACGTCGTCGTCTACGTCGAGGCGCTCGAGGCGCGGATCCGCGGCGCGACGCTGGAGCGCGTGCGCCTGCTGAGCCCCTTCGTCCTGCGCTCCGTCGACCCGCCGCCGGCGGCCCTCGCGGGCCGGCGCGTGCGCGGCCTGCGCCGCCTGGGCAAGCGCATCGTCGTCGAGCTCGAGGGCGAGCTCTTCCTCGTGCTCCACCTGATGATCGCGGGCCGGCTCCACTGGAAGCCCGCCGGGGCGAAGCCACCGGGGAAGATCGGGCTCGCGGCGCTCGATTTCTCGACGGGCACGCTCACCCTGACGGAGGCGGGCACGAAGAAGCGCGCGGCGCTCCACGTGGTGCGCGGCGAGACGGCGCTCGGCGAGCACGACCCCGGCGGCCTCGAGGTGCTCGACGGCGACCTCGCCGCGTTCGCGCAGGCGCTCGCGCGGGAGAACCACACGCTCAAGCGCGCCCTCACCGATCCGACGATCTTCAGCGGGATCGGCAACGCCTACTCGGACGAGATCCTCCATCGCGCGCGGCTCTCGCCCGTCGCGCAGACGCGCCGGCTCGGCGCGGCGGAGACCGCGCGGCTCTTCGAGGCGACGCGCGCGACGCTCCGGGACTGGTGCGAGCGCCTGCGACGCGAGGCGGGCGGCGCGTTCCCCGAGGGCGTGACGGCGTTCCGCGAGGGCATGGCGGTCCACGGACGCTACGGCGAGCCGTGCCCCGATTGCGCGGCGCCGGTGCAGCGGATCGTCCACGCGGAGAACGAGACCAACTACTGCGCGCGCTGCCAGACGGGCGGCCGGCTCCTCGCCGACCGCTCGCTCTCGCGCCTGCTGCACGACGACTGGCCGCGAACGCTCGAGGAGCTGGAGGCGCGGCGGGCTACCGCGACTTCGGGAGCACGATCGGCTGGCCGTGCGGCGTCGCGCGGGCGGCGCGGTCCCACTCGTCCTTCCGCGTGA
- a CDS encoding type II toxin-antitoxin system VapB family antitoxin: MATNLAIDEKLLDKALRIGGHRTKRATVNEALEEYIRRRGRLKALKAFGTVEFDPKFSYKRARKRR; this comes from the coding sequence ATGGCCACGAACCTCGCGATCGACGAGAAACTGCTCGACAAGGCGCTGCGCATCGGCGGCCACCGAACGAAGCGAGCCACGGTCAATGAGGCGCTGGAGGAGTACATCCGGCGCCGCGGCCGCCTCAAGGCCCTCAAGGCGTTCGGCACCGTCGAGTTCGATCCGAAGTTCAGCTACAAACGGGCACGCAAGCGGCGGTGA
- a CDS encoding SH3-like domain-containing protein produces MRRVLRAADVGKVLLKGGPARLPDEVPPRFKAGARVVARTINPIGHTRLPRYARGRRGVVERDYGVYVFADASGMGQGKQPQHLYSVRFGARELWGREASPRDAVFIDLWDDHLDPA; encoded by the coding sequence ATGAGGCGCGTGCTGCGCGCGGCCGACGTCGGCAAGGTGCTGCTGAAGGGCGGCCCGGCGCGCCTGCCCGACGAGGTGCCGCCGCGCTTCAAGGCCGGCGCCCGCGTCGTCGCGCGCACCATCAACCCGATCGGCCACACGCGGCTGCCGCGCTACGCGCGCGGCCGGCGCGGCGTCGTCGAGCGCGACTACGGCGTGTACGTCTTCGCCGACGCGAGCGGGATGGGCCAGGGCAAGCAGCCCCAGCACCTCTACAGCGTGCGCTTCGGCGCGCGCGAGCTCTGGGGCCGGGAGGCGTCGCCGCGCGACGCGGTCTTCATCGACCTCTGGGACGATCACCTCGATCCCGCGTGA
- a CDS encoding acyl-CoA synthetase, with the protein MAAIVGVRSYPEALTAFRWSALWELFDGGPERLNLAHECVDRHAGRGTALRIKRDDGRSEEASFDELAAWSSRFANLLEAEGVARGERVAVMLEPSLAFYGAVFGAVKRGAVAVPLFTLLGREGVRLRVDDCEPRLLLVARDAARWRELFPRVRVIEADARFHARVAEQSPRYAPATTADDLAVLQYTSGTTRGLPEAVRHTHRAVVTLMVGALYGVGLAPGDSYFCPSSPAWGHGLWHGTIAPLALGIAVGAYSGKFDPARLLEALEALSVTNLAAAPTVFRMLRASGLADGRRLALEKLSFTGEPMDSRTWEWIEKTFGVTPCGMYGSTEVGVIIVNYPGFAGYAVRPGALGKPAPGWEVAVVDERGEPLPPGRPGEIAVRRKDGWFRVKDRGWMDADGYVHHEGRSDDVIISAGFTMSAVEIEDALLAHPDVREAAVVGVPDEIRGMIPKAYVVAGRAGDGFARELQEWVGRRLSRHEYPRAIEFVEELPKTPAGKIDRLSLRRGAGGRA; encoded by the coding sequence GTGGCGGCGATCGTCGGGGTCCGCAGCTATCCCGAGGCGCTCACCGCCTTCCGCTGGAGCGCGCTCTGGGAGCTGTTCGACGGCGGCCCCGAGCGGCTGAACCTCGCCCACGAGTGCGTGGACCGCCACGCGGGGCGCGGGACCGCGCTCAGGATCAAGCGCGACGACGGCCGCAGCGAGGAGGCGAGCTTCGACGAGCTCGCGGCCTGGTCCTCGCGCTTCGCCAACCTCCTCGAGGCCGAGGGCGTCGCGCGGGGCGAGCGCGTCGCGGTGATGCTCGAGCCCTCGCTTGCCTTCTACGGCGCCGTGTTCGGCGCCGTCAAGCGCGGCGCCGTCGCCGTGCCCCTCTTCACCCTGCTCGGCCGCGAGGGCGTGAGACTCCGCGTGGACGACTGCGAGCCGCGGCTGCTGCTCGTTGCCCGCGACGCCGCCCGCTGGCGCGAGCTCTTCCCGCGGGTGAGGGTGATCGAGGCGGACGCGCGATTCCACGCGCGCGTCGCCGAGCAGAGCCCCCGCTACGCGCCGGCGACCACCGCCGACGACCTCGCGGTCCTCCAGTACACGTCGGGGACGACGCGCGGGCTGCCGGAGGCGGTGCGCCACACCCACCGCGCCGTCGTCACGCTGATGGTCGGGGCGCTCTACGGCGTCGGGCTCGCGCCGGGCGACAGCTACTTCTGCCCGTCCTCGCCCGCGTGGGGCCACGGCCTCTGGCACGGCACCATCGCGCCGCTCGCGCTGGGCATCGCCGTCGGCGCGTACTCGGGGAAATTCGACCCCGCCCGGCTCCTCGAGGCGCTCGAGGCCTTGAGCGTGACGAACCTCGCGGCGGCGCCCACCGTCTTCCGTATGCTGCGCGCCTCCGGGCTCGCTGACGGCCGGCGGCTCGCGCTCGAGAAGCTCTCGTTCACGGGCGAGCCGATGGACTCGCGGACGTGGGAGTGGATCGAGAAGACCTTCGGCGTCACCCCGTGCGGCATGTACGGGAGCACCGAGGTCGGCGTGATCATCGTGAACTACCCGGGCTTCGCCGGCTACGCCGTGCGCCCCGGCGCCCTCGGCAAGCCCGCACCCGGCTGGGAGGTCGCGGTCGTGGACGAGCGCGGCGAGCCGCTCCCGCCCGGGCGGCCGGGCGAGATCGCCGTCCGCCGCAAGGACGGCTGGTTCCGCGTGAAGGACCGCGGCTGGATGGACGCCGACGGTTACGTCCACCACGAGGGCCGGTCCGACGACGTCATCATCTCGGCGGGCTTCACGATGAGCGCCGTCGAGATCGAGGACGCGCTCCTCGCCCATCCCGACGTCCGCGAGGCCGCTGTCGTCGGCGTTCCCGACGAGATCCGCGGGATGATCCCCAAGGCGTACGTCGTCGCCGGGCGCGCGGGCGACGGGTTCGCGCGCGAGCTGCAGGAGTGGGTCGGCCGGCGCCTCTCCCGGCACGAGTACCCGCGCGCGATCGAGTTCGTCGAGGAGCTGCCGAAGACGCCGGCCGGCAAGATCGACCGGCTGTCGCTGCGACGGGGCGCCGGGGGCCGCGCGTGA
- a CDS encoding EamA family transporter: protein MPLAALLLVLGAAFCHSGWNLLVKSDARRLEIQSGALVVGTLLCAPVVLVYSLGEISAAAWTVILVSGVLETSYVFALTAAYGAGDLSLVYPVARGIAPVLVAPLAVAFLGERLSAQGLAGIALVVVGIFLSHGAVGGAAALRANRRALGWALLTGAFTCGYSLVNKVGVRLVPVPLYAFLVFFVDAVLIHLVRWVRGGGAPPVRRDAPWGRIVVVGVLMMAAYLAVLGAMARAPVSYVVAGREVSIVVAAVLGAVVLGERHSAVRIVGAGVIFAGLCVMALAR, encoded by the coding sequence ATGCCGCTCGCCGCGCTCCTCCTCGTCCTCGGCGCGGCGTTCTGCCACAGCGGCTGGAACCTGCTGGTCAAGAGCGACGCGCGCCGGCTCGAGATCCAGTCGGGCGCCCTCGTCGTCGGCACGCTCCTCTGCGCGCCCGTGGTGCTCGTCTACTCGCTGGGCGAAATCAGCGCCGCGGCGTGGACGGTGATCCTGGTCTCCGGCGTCCTCGAGACGTCCTACGTCTTCGCGCTCACCGCGGCGTACGGCGCGGGTGACCTGTCGCTCGTCTATCCGGTCGCGCGCGGCATCGCGCCGGTCCTCGTGGCGCCGCTCGCCGTGGCCTTCCTCGGCGAGCGACTCTCGGCGCAAGGCCTGGCCGGCATCGCCCTCGTCGTGGTCGGGATCTTCCTGAGCCACGGCGCCGTCGGCGGCGCGGCGGCGCTCCGCGCCAACCGCCGCGCGCTCGGTTGGGCGCTCCTCACGGGCGCGTTCACCTGCGGCTACTCGCTCGTGAACAAGGTCGGCGTGCGGCTCGTGCCGGTCCCGCTCTACGCGTTTCTCGTGTTCTTCGTGGACGCCGTGCTGATCCACCTGGTCCGCTGGGTGCGCGGCGGCGGAGCGCCGCCCGTCCGGCGCGACGCGCCCTGGGGTCGCATCGTGGTGGTCGGCGTCCTCATGATGGCCGCGTACCTCGCGGTCCTCGGCGCGATGGCGCGAGCGCCCGTCAGCTACGTCGTCGCCGGGCGCGAGGTCAGCATCGTCGTCGCGGCGGTGCTCGGCGCGGTCGTCCTCGGCGAACGCCACTCGGCCGTCCGCATCGTGGGCGCCGGCGTGATCTTCGCCGGCCTCTGCGTCATGGCGCTCGCGCGCTGA
- the nthA gene encoding nitrile hydratase subunit alpha, with protein MSDHRHHDHEHDHAREQGSPLTETELRVRALESLLVEKDLVDPAALDALIDTYETKVGPRNGAAVVARAWVDPAYKARLLADGAPAIAELGYMGRQGEDMVVLENTPKVHNMVVCTLCSCYPWPVLGLPPVWYKSSPYRSRAVLDPRGVLRELGVAVADDVEVRVWDSTSEVRYMVLPERPAGTEGWSEAELAAIVTRDSMIGVAKVPAPALGGRR; from the coding sequence ATGAGCGATCACCGTCATCACGACCACGAGCACGACCACGCGCGCGAGCAGGGATCACCGCTCACCGAGACCGAGCTCCGCGTCCGCGCTCTCGAGTCGCTCCTCGTCGAGAAGGACCTGGTGGACCCGGCGGCGCTCGACGCGCTCATCGACACCTACGAGACGAAGGTGGGGCCGCGCAACGGCGCCGCCGTCGTCGCGCGCGCCTGGGTGGACCCGGCCTACAAGGCGCGGCTCCTCGCGGACGGTGCGCCGGCGATCGCCGAGCTCGGCTACATGGGCCGCCAGGGCGAGGACATGGTGGTCCTCGAGAACACGCCGAAGGTCCACAACATGGTCGTCTGCACGCTCTGCTCCTGCTACCCGTGGCCCGTGCTCGGGCTCCCGCCCGTCTGGTACAAATCGTCGCCCTACCGCTCGCGCGCGGTGCTCGACCCGCGCGGCGTCCTGCGCGAGCTCGGCGTCGCGGTCGCCGACGACGTCGAGGTGCGCGTCTGGGACTCGACCTCCGAGGTGCGCTACATGGTCCTGCCCGAGCGTCCGGCCGGGACGGAGGGCTGGAGCGAGGCCGAGCTCGCGGCCATCGTCACGCGCGACAGCATGATCGGCGTCGCGAAGGTCCCGGCGCCGGCGTTGGGAGGGCGGCGATGA
- a CDS encoding MaoC family dehydratase N-terminal domain-containing protein encodes MTRFPTITGEALASLRGLIGKEVRRPEPYIEVATRDAIRHWAHGIGDRNPFWAATRVAPPTFLFAMDRIVSGYVSGLPGIHAMYGGTDFRWRLPIREGDRVVGRSVLLDLEEKASSFARRAVKQTYRTTFVDDAGAVVCEADSWCFRTERDTARERKKYGAVEPHRYTADDVERIRRAYATEAIRGATPRFWDDVEVGAVLPEVVKGPLTVTSVIAFVQGWGSLYVRAHGLAFDLFERHPALGIPNEFGVPEPPERVHWDAELARAVGVPAPYDYGPERVAWLGHLVTNWMGDAGRLARLSVEVRRHNLLGDTTWCRGRVAAKAPAEGGGEVALDLSAVNQRGETIAQGRATVVLPRRAG; translated from the coding sequence GTGACGCGCTTCCCGACCATCACGGGCGAGGCGCTCGCGTCGCTCCGCGGGCTCATCGGCAAGGAGGTCCGGCGCCCCGAGCCGTATATAGAGGTCGCGACGCGGGACGCGATCCGCCACTGGGCTCACGGGATCGGCGATCGCAATCCCTTCTGGGCCGCCACGCGCGTCGCGCCGCCGACCTTCCTGTTCGCGATGGACCGCATCGTCTCGGGCTACGTGTCCGGCCTGCCGGGGATCCACGCCATGTACGGGGGCACCGACTTCCGCTGGCGGCTCCCGATCCGCGAGGGCGACCGCGTCGTGGGCCGGAGCGTGCTCCTGGACCTCGAGGAGAAGGCGTCGAGCTTCGCCCGCCGCGCGGTCAAGCAGACTTACCGGACGACGTTCGTCGACGACGCCGGAGCGGTCGTGTGCGAGGCCGACTCGTGGTGCTTCCGCACCGAGCGAGACACCGCGCGCGAGCGGAAGAAGTACGGAGCGGTCGAGCCGCATCGCTACACGGCCGACGACGTCGAGAGGATCCGGCGCGCGTACGCGACGGAGGCGATCCGTGGCGCCACGCCGCGCTTCTGGGACGACGTCGAGGTCGGCGCGGTCCTGCCCGAGGTCGTGAAGGGGCCGCTCACGGTCACCTCGGTCATCGCGTTCGTCCAGGGATGGGGGAGCCTCTACGTGCGTGCCCACGGCCTCGCGTTCGACCTCTTCGAGCGCCACCCCGCGCTCGGCATCCCCAACGAGTTCGGCGTGCCCGAGCCCCCCGAGCGCGTCCACTGGGACGCCGAGCTCGCCCGCGCCGTGGGCGTGCCCGCACCCTACGACTACGGCCCGGAGCGCGTGGCGTGGCTCGGCCACCTCGTGACCAACTGGATGGGCGACGCGGGCCGGCTCGCGCGGCTCAGCGTGGAGGTCCGGCGCCACAATCTCCTGGGCGACACGACGTGGTGCAGGGGGCGCGTCGCCGCGAAGGCGCCCGCCGAGGGCGGGGGCGAGGTCGCCCTCGACCTCTCCGCGGTCAACCAGCGCGGCGAAACCATCGCGCAGGGCCGGGCGACCGTCGTTCTGCCCCGTCGCGCCGGGTGA
- a CDS encoding thioesterase family protein, protein MIEAPLDRYRDVVRPDWIDHNGHMNVGYYLVVFDFATDEFFAWVGLDEAYRTRHRATTFCLEAHVTYHREVRADDPLRFTTQLLGHDTKRVHYIHAMYHAGEGYLAATNELMSLHVSEATRRGAPMAPAVLERLALIQAAHDTLPRPPQAGRAIGLDARPAAQ, encoded by the coding sequence CTGATCGAGGCGCCGCTCGACCGCTACCGCGACGTCGTCCGCCCGGACTGGATCGACCACAACGGGCACATGAACGTCGGCTACTACCTCGTCGTGTTCGACTTCGCCACCGACGAGTTCTTCGCCTGGGTCGGCCTCGACGAGGCCTACCGGACGCGGCACCGCGCGACGACGTTCTGCCTCGAGGCCCACGTGACCTACCATAGAGAGGTGCGGGCCGATGACCCGCTTCGCTTCACGACGCAGCTCCTCGGTCACGACACGAAGCGTGTCCACTATATCCACGCGATGTACCATGCGGGGGAGGGCTATCTGGCGGCGACGAACGAGCTCATGTCGCTGCACGTGAGCGAGGCGACGCGGCGCGGCGCGCCCATGGCGCCGGCGGTCCTCGAGCGGCTCGCGCTCATTCAGGCCGCTCACGACACGCTTCCGAGACCGCCGCAGGCCGGCCGGGCGATCGGCCTCGACGCGCGGCCGGCGGCCCAATGA
- a CDS encoding S9 family peptidase — translation MPTPPVAPKKPKVDALHGDRRQDDYDWLRKKDDPEVLAYLRAENAYTDLVMKPTEPFQAALYTEMLARIKEDDSTVPFRRARHYYYARTEKGKQYPIHCRREGGLDAPEQVTLDLNALAEGHAFLSLGAYTVGDEGRLLAYTVDFKGFREYTLRVRDLATGEDLAERIEKVAAVAWTADSATLFYVTEDEAKRPYRLWRHRLGAAGDDLVYEETDALFRLYVERSRSLAYLFAASASHTSSEVRFLPAAAPGGAWTLVAAREKDHEYEVDHGVGPGGDLFYIRTNGGGRRNFRLVTAPVGDPGPARWTELVPHREAVMLEGVDVFATHYVVQEREDGLTRLRVTDLATRAAHDIRFPEPAYEATPESNHEFAARRYRFRYQSLVTPPSVFDHDVTTHERTLLKQTEVLGGYEPARYRSERVHATADDGTRIPVSLVRRADAPRDGSSPMLLTGYGAYGFPYPVTFSSNRLSLLDRGLTVAIAHVRGGGELGKRWHDAGRMLQKRNTFTDFIAAAEFLVKEGYTAHDRLVVEGGSAGGLLVGAVLNMKPELCAAAVLRVPFVDVINTMLDESLPLTVGEFEEWGNPKIRGHYEYMKTYCPYTNLGPRPYPAILVRTGLNDSQVMYWEPAKYVAKLRAVKIGDAPVLFKINLAVGHGGASGRYDALRELAFDYAFVLWRLGRLERAATEAAA, via the coding sequence ATGCCCACGCCACCCGTCGCCCCCAAGAAGCCGAAGGTGGACGCCCTGCACGGCGACCGCCGGCAGGACGACTACGACTGGCTCCGGAAGAAGGACGACCCCGAGGTCCTCGCCTACCTCCGCGCCGAGAACGCCTACACGGACCTCGTCATGAAGCCCACGGAGCCGTTCCAGGCGGCGCTCTACACGGAGATGCTCGCGCGGATCAAGGAGGACGACTCGACGGTGCCCTTCCGCCGGGCGCGGCACTACTACTACGCGCGCACCGAGAAGGGCAAGCAGTACCCGATCCACTGCCGCCGCGAGGGCGGCCTCGACGCGCCCGAGCAGGTGACGCTCGACCTGAACGCGCTCGCGGAGGGCCACGCCTTCCTCTCGCTCGGCGCGTACACGGTCGGCGACGAGGGCCGGCTCCTCGCCTATACCGTCGACTTCAAGGGCTTCCGCGAGTACACGCTCCGCGTGCGCGACCTCGCGACCGGCGAGGATCTGGCCGAGCGCATCGAGAAGGTCGCCGCGGTCGCGTGGACCGCGGATTCCGCGACGCTCTTCTACGTCACCGAGGACGAGGCGAAGCGTCCCTACCGGCTCTGGCGCCACCGGCTCGGCGCCGCCGGCGACGACCTGGTCTACGAGGAGACCGACGCGCTCTTCCGCCTCTACGTCGAGCGCTCGCGGAGCCTCGCCTACCTCTTCGCGGCCTCCGCGAGCCACACGTCGAGCGAGGTGCGCTTCCTGCCCGCGGCCGCGCCGGGGGGCGCGTGGACGCTGGTCGCCGCGCGCGAGAAGGACCACGAGTACGAGGTGGACCACGGCGTCGGGCCGGGCGGCGACCTCTTCTACATCCGGACGAACGGGGGCGGGCGGCGCAACTTCCGCCTGGTGACGGCGCCCGTGGGCGACCCCGGCCCGGCGCGCTGGACCGAGCTCGTCCCGCACCGCGAGGCGGTCATGCTCGAGGGCGTGGACGTCTTCGCCACGCACTACGTCGTCCAGGAGCGCGAGGACGGGCTCACGCGCCTGCGCGTCACCGACCTCGCCACGCGCGCCGCGCACGATATCCGGTTCCCCGAGCCCGCCTACGAGGCGACGCCCGAGTCGAACCACGAGTTCGCCGCGCGCCGTTACCGTTTCCGTTACCAGTCGCTGGTCACGCCGCCGTCCGTCTTCGACCACGACGTGACGACGCACGAGCGGACGCTCCTCAAGCAGACGGAGGTCCTCGGCGGCTACGAGCCCGCGCGCTACCGGTCGGAGCGCGTCCACGCGACGGCCGACGACGGTACGCGCATTCCGGTCTCGCTCGTCCGCCGCGCCGACGCGCCGCGCGACGGCTCGAGCCCGATGCTGCTGACCGGCTACGGCGCCTACGGCTTCCCGTACCCCGTGACCTTCTCGTCGAACCGCCTGAGCCTGCTCGACCGCGGCCTCACCGTCGCGATCGCGCACGTGCGCGGGGGCGGCGAGCTCGGCAAGCGCTGGCACGACGCGGGCCGCATGCTCCAGAAGCGGAACACGTTCACCGACTTCATCGCGGCGGCGGAGTTTCTCGTGAAGGAGGGCTACACGGCCCACGATCGGCTCGTCGTCGAGGGCGGGAGCGCCGGCGGCCTCCTCGTCGGCGCCGTGCTGAACATGAAGCCGGAGCTGTGCGCCGCCGCGGTGCTGCGCGTGCCGTTCGTGGACGTGATCAACACGATGCTCGACGAGTCGCTGCCGCTCACGGTCGGCGAGTTCGAGGAATGGGGGAACCCCAAGATCCGCGGGCACTACGAGTACATGAAGACCTACTGCCCCTACACGAACCTCGGGCCGCGGCCGTACCCCGCGATCCTCGTCCGCACCGGACTCAACGACAGCCAGGTGATGTACTGGGAGCCGGCCAAGTACGTGGCCAAGCTCCGCGCGGTGAAGATCGGCGACGCGCCGGTCCTGTTCAAGATCAACCTCGCCGTCGGGCACGGCGGCGCCTCCGGTCGCTACGACGCGCTCCGCGAGCTGGCGTTCGACTACGCGTTCGTGCTCTGGCGCCTGGGACGGCTCGAGCGCGCTGCGACGGAGGCGGCCGCGTGA